A window of Pseudomonadota bacterium contains these coding sequences:
- a CDS encoding rod shape-determining protein — protein sequence VPKTVTVTSDEVREALAEPINSIVEAVLLALERTPPELSADIVDKGVVLTGGGALLSNLDVLLREETGLPVMVSDDPVSAVVLGSGRALEHVELLREVTIS from the coding sequence GAGTACCCAAGACCGTGACCGTCACCAGCGACGAGGTGCGCGAGGCGCTGGCCGAGCCTATCAACAGCATTGTCGAGGCAGTGCTGCTGGCACTGGAGCGCACTCCTCCTGAGCTGTCCGCCGACATCGTGGACAAAGGGGTCGTGCTAACCGGAGGTGGAGCGCTCCTGAGCAACCTGGACGTGTTGTTGCGAGAGGAAACCGGGCTTCCGGTGATGGTTTCCGACGATCCGGTTTCCGCAGTCGTCCTTGGCTCGGGCAGGGCGCTCGAGCATGTGGAGCTTCTGCGAGAGGTTACGATCTCCTGA